In a single window of the Streptomyces sp. NBC_00094 genome:
- a CDS encoding ABC transporter ATP-binding protein has product MTTTATYAPGTGTDAARVLDAVKVYGRDDTEVRALDGVSVGFPAGRFTAVMGPSGSGKSTLLHCAAGLDTLTSGAALIGDTDLSTLDDRRLTLLRRDRIGFVFQAFNLLPTLTVAENITLPLDLAGRTADRARFDRLVDTVGLRDRLHHRPSELSGGQQQRVAVARAFVGDPDVVFADEPTGNLDSRSGEEVLRLLGRTVRETGRTVVMVTHDPVAAAHADEVIFLADGRLVDRMAAPTADRVLDRLKAFEPATDTRAGSAPGADATQGASR; this is encoded by the coding sequence ATGACCACCACGGCCACGTACGCTCCCGGCACGGGCACCGACGCCGCCCGGGTCCTGGACGCCGTCAAGGTCTACGGGCGCGACGACACCGAGGTCAGGGCCCTGGACGGGGTGAGCGTCGGCTTCCCCGCCGGCCGCTTCACCGCCGTCATGGGCCCCTCGGGCTCGGGCAAGTCCACGCTCCTGCACTGCGCCGCCGGACTCGACACCCTCACCTCCGGTGCCGCGCTCATCGGTGACACCGACCTGTCCACGCTCGACGACCGGCGCCTGACCCTGCTGCGCCGCGACCGCATCGGCTTCGTCTTCCAGGCCTTCAACCTCCTGCCGACGCTGACCGTCGCGGAGAACATCACCCTGCCGCTCGACCTCGCCGGGAGGACCGCCGACCGTGCCCGGTTCGACCGGCTCGTCGACACCGTCGGTCTGCGCGACCGGCTGCACCACCGGCCGAGCGAGCTCTCCGGCGGACAGCAGCAGCGGGTGGCCGTCGCCCGCGCCTTCGTCGGCGACCCCGACGTCGTCTTCGCCGACGAGCCCACCGGCAACCTCGACTCGCGCTCCGGCGAGGAGGTCCTGCGCCTGCTCGGCCGTACGGTGCGCGAGACCGGCCGTACGGTCGTCATGGTCACCCACGACCCGGTCGCCGCCGCCCACGCCGACGAGGTGATCTTCCTCGCGGACGGGCGGCTCGTCGACCGGATGGCCGCCCCGACGGCCGACCGCGTCCTCGACCGCCTGAAGGCCTTCGAGCCCGCGACCGATACGCGTGCCGGGAGTGCCCCGGGGGCCGACGCGACCCAAGGAGCGTCGAGATGA
- a CDS encoding SHOCT domain-containing protein: protein MNTLAHAGPGPWILLFPLVWVAVVAALVTLARRAGWRPGRGGRPAGPDEHSPIALLGHRFAAGEIDEDEYWRRLTVLEEQFGRAATAKGRRT, encoded by the coding sequence ATGAACACCCTCGCCCACGCGGGCCCCGGCCCGTGGATCCTCCTCTTCCCTCTCGTCTGGGTCGCCGTCGTCGCGGCGCTCGTCACCCTCGCCCGCCGCGCCGGATGGCGCCCCGGACGCGGCGGCCGCCCCGCCGGGCCCGACGAGCACTCGCCGATCGCGCTCCTCGGCCACCGCTTCGCCGCCGGCGAGATCGACGAGGACGAGTACTGGCGGCGGCTCACCGTCCTGGAGGAGCAGTTCGGCCGCGCCGCGACCGCCAAGGGGCGCCGGACATGA
- a CDS encoding class I SAM-dependent methyltransferase, with protein MTSSEMWTRETADRYDAEETESSSAAVLGPTLDFLSDLAGDGQALEFAIGTGRVGVPLRERGVPVVGIELSRHMAAVLRRKIDEDTLPVVIGDMATTVVPGEFTLVYLVYNTITNLLTQDEQVECFRNAARHLEPGGRFVIELGVPPLRFLPPGQIAVPFDVSEQHLGFDTFDLVEQILVSHHFTRDGDDGRYRRENSRHRYAWPAELDLMARIAGLELERRVADWEGTPFAQDSAKHVSVWRKPA; from the coding sequence GTGACGAGCAGTGAGATGTGGACCCGTGAGACCGCCGACCGCTACGACGCCGAGGAGACCGAGTCGTCCTCGGCCGCCGTTCTCGGACCGACCCTGGACTTCCTCTCCGACCTCGCCGGAGACGGCCAGGCGCTGGAGTTCGCCATCGGGACCGGACGAGTGGGCGTCCCGCTCCGGGAACGCGGCGTGCCGGTAGTAGGCATCGAACTGTCCCGGCACATGGCGGCGGTGCTGCGCCGCAAGATCGACGAGGACACGCTCCCCGTGGTCATCGGGGACATGGCCACCACCGTCGTTCCCGGCGAGTTCACCCTGGTCTATCTCGTCTACAACACCATCACGAACCTGCTCACGCAGGACGAGCAGGTCGAGTGCTTCCGCAACGCCGCACGTCATCTGGAGCCCGGCGGCCGCTTCGTCATCGAACTGGGCGTGCCGCCGCTGCGGTTCCTGCCGCCCGGCCAGATCGCGGTGCCGTTCGACGTCTCCGAGCAGCACCTCGGCTTCGACACCTTCGACCTCGTCGAGCAGATCCTCGTCTCGCACCACTTCACCCGCGACGGCGACGACGGCCGCTACCGTCGTGAGAACTCCCGGCACCGGTACGCCTGGCCCGCAGAGCTCGACCTGATGGCACGGATCGCCGGGCTCGAGCTGGAACGTCGCGTCGCGGACTGGGAGGGGACGCCGTTCGCCCAGGACTCCGCGAAGCACGTCTCCGTGTGGCGCAAGCCGGCCTGA
- a CDS encoding cyclopropane-fatty-acyl-phospholipid synthase family protein, translating to MITSDSDLPPRLGSLTFHGPLSEARATRMIERLAAAQPADVLDIGCGWGELLLRVLESAPEAKGTGLDINAEDLARGRALAEERGLADRVLFVEESALGTDRGPVDAILCLGSSQALCNPKEGHDPAVALRELRRLVRPGGRVVLGEGFWERPPTDKELAAMWPGARTGDHLSLGALVDLAIEAGFRPAWIETASADEWQEFESGYRYDTEVWLAAHPDHPLAAETRERVDRQRSSWLNGYRRALGITYLTLVAVV from the coding sequence GTGATCACTTCTGACTCAGACCTTCCCCCGCGCCTCGGCAGCCTTACCTTCCACGGCCCGCTGTCCGAGGCCCGCGCCACCCGCATGATCGAGCGGCTCGCCGCCGCCCAACCCGCCGACGTGCTCGACATCGGTTGCGGCTGGGGCGAGTTGCTCCTCCGTGTCCTGGAGAGCGCGCCGGAGGCCAAGGGGACCGGGCTCGACATCAACGCCGAGGACCTGGCCAGGGGCCGGGCCCTCGCCGAGGAGCGCGGTCTCGCCGACCGTGTCCTCTTCGTCGAGGAGTCGGCGCTCGGCACCGACCGGGGCCCCGTCGACGCGATCCTCTGCCTCGGGTCGAGCCAGGCGCTCTGCAACCCCAAGGAGGGGCACGACCCCGCCGTCGCCCTCCGGGAACTCCGTCGACTGGTCCGGCCCGGTGGCCGGGTCGTGCTGGGCGAGGGCTTCTGGGAGCGCCCCCCGACGGACAAGGAGCTGGCCGCCATGTGGCCCGGCGCCCGCACGGGCGACCACCTCTCCCTCGGCGCTCTCGTGGACCTCGCCATCGAGGCGGGCTTCCGGCCCGCGTGGATCGAGACGGCGAGCGCCGACGAGTGGCAGGAGTTCGAGTCCGGCTACCGGTACGACACCGAGGTCTGGCTCGCCGCCCACCCCGATCACCCGCTCGCCGCCGAGACCCGCGAGCGGGTCGACCGGCAGCGTTCGAGCTGGCTCAACGGCTACCGCCGGGCCCTCGGCATCACCTACCTCACCCTCGTCGCCGTGGTCTGA
- a CDS encoding DinB family protein, giving the protein MNDEFAKANLHGRLRRDREALLWKLDGLSEYDARRPLTATGTNLLGLVKHVATVEARYFGEVFDRPSPEPLPRWQDSDGSDQWATEDETRDQIIGFYRRTWEHSDATINELPLDAPGHVPWWPEPFSHTNLFAVMVHVLGESIRHAGHADILREGLDGRTGLRAEHEKQIDEEARAAYCAKIEQAARSAAPI; this is encoded by the coding sequence ATGAACGATGAATTCGCGAAAGCCAACCTGCACGGGAGACTGCGGCGGGACCGCGAGGCGCTGCTCTGGAAACTCGACGGCTTGTCCGAATACGACGCCCGCCGACCTTTGACAGCGACCGGGACCAACCTCCTCGGTCTGGTCAAGCACGTGGCCACCGTCGAGGCCCGGTACTTCGGCGAGGTCTTCGACCGCCCTTCCCCGGAACCGCTGCCCCGGTGGCAGGACTCCGACGGCAGCGATCAGTGGGCGACCGAGGACGAGACCCGCGATCAGATCATCGGGTTCTACCGGCGTACGTGGGAACACTCGGACGCGACGATCAACGAGCTTCCCCTCGACGCCCCCGGCCACGTGCCGTGGTGGCCGGAGCCTTTTTCCCACACGAACCTGTTCGCCGTCATGGTCCATGTCCTCGGCGAGTCCATCCGGCATGCCGGGCACGCCGACATCCTGCGCGAGGGCCTCGACGGCCGGACCGGATTGCGCGCCGAACACGAGAAGCAGATCGACGAGGAAGCCCGTGCGGCCTACTGCGCGAAGATCGAGCAGGCCGCCAGGTCGGCCGCACCGATCTAG
- a CDS encoding ROK family protein, producing MNGKATTTRTRLDRGRNALGPALELVHTGRAPTRAVLTAELGVTRATAGAVAAELEALGLIRVDSNPGAAAGSQGRPSHRLAVDEKGPVALAAQVHADGFRAALVGLGGTIVATAPGCVTVSADPAQVLGAVVDAGAALLRETGRRCVGAGLAAPSAVAEPEGTALNPLHLAWPAGAPVREIFAERVRAAGIEGPAFTGNDVNLAALAEHRHGAGRGARDLLCVATGHRGVGGALVLDGRLHTGSSGLALEVGHLTVNPEGRPCHCGSRGCLDVETDPLAFLMVAGRDPGPEVSLLQQARDLLRTNRDDPGVRVAVGELIDRLGLGLAGLVNILNPDRIILGGLHRELLDADPERLRAVVADRSLWGRSGGVPILPCTLDHNSLVGAAELAWQPVLDDPLAALGREPA from the coding sequence ATGAACGGCAAGGCGACGACGACCCGGACTCGGCTGGACAGGGGGCGCAACGCGCTCGGCCCCGCGCTGGAGCTGGTGCACACCGGAAGGGCTCCGACACGGGCCGTCCTCACCGCCGAACTCGGCGTCACCCGGGCCACCGCGGGCGCGGTCGCCGCCGAGTTGGAGGCGCTGGGCCTCATCCGCGTCGACTCCAACCCCGGTGCCGCCGCCGGCTCCCAGGGCCGTCCCTCCCACCGGCTCGCCGTCGACGAGAAGGGCCCCGTCGCCCTCGCCGCCCAGGTCCACGCGGACGGGTTCCGCGCCGCGCTCGTCGGCCTCGGCGGCACCATCGTCGCCACGGCCCCCGGCTGTGTCACCGTCTCCGCCGACCCCGCCCAGGTCCTCGGCGCCGTGGTCGACGCCGGCGCCGCCCTGCTCCGGGAGACCGGGCGCCGCTGCGTCGGCGCAGGCCTCGCCGCGCCCTCCGCCGTCGCCGAACCCGAGGGCACCGCGCTCAACCCGCTCCACCTCGCCTGGCCCGCCGGGGCGCCGGTCCGGGAGATCTTCGCCGAGCGGGTACGGGCCGCCGGCATCGAGGGTCCGGCCTTCACCGGCAACGACGTCAACCTCGCGGCCCTCGCCGAGCACCGGCACGGTGCCGGGCGCGGCGCCCGCGACCTCCTCTGCGTGGCCACCGGCCACCGGGGCGTCGGTGGTGCCCTCGTCCTCGACGGCCGTCTGCACACCGGCAGCTCGGGCCTCGCCCTGGAGGTCGGCCATCTGACGGTGAACCCGGAGGGCCGTCCCTGTCACTGCGGCAGCCGCGGCTGCCTCGACGTCGAGACCGACCCGCTCGCCTTCCTGATGGTCGCCGGCCGTGACCCCGGCCCGGAGGTCTCGCTGCTCCAGCAGGCCCGTGACCTGCTGCGGACGAACCGCGACGACCCGGGTGTGCGGGTGGCCGTCGGGGAACTGATCGACCGTCTGGGGCTCGGCCTCGCCGGCCTGGTGAACATCCTCAATCCGGACCGGATCATCCTCGGCGGGCTCCACCGGGAGCTCCTCGACGCCGACCCCGAGCGCCTCCGCGCGGTCGTCGCCGACCGCAGCCTCTGGGGCCGCAGCGGCGGCGTCCCGATCCTGCCGTGCACCCTGGACCACAACAGCCTGGTCGGGGCGGCCGAACTGGCCTGGCAGCCGGTGCTCGACGACCCCCTGGCCGCGCTGGGCCGGGAACCCGCCTGA
- a CDS encoding MFS transporter: MPLLNKVRTAAPGGLGGDTAIHSLSRLRSALTLFFALDGFLFAGWVVRIPAVKQQTGASAGDLGLALLGVSAGAVVTMTLTGRLCRRFGSHAVTVATAVLLSLSVALPALTRSPLALGLVLLVFGAAYGGINVAMNSAAVDLVTALRRPVMPSFHAAFSLGGMLGAGIGGLLAGSLSPGTHLLGLTVVGLALTAVAGPVLLRHPAPVLPEALPRGPEAEPGKPSGPGKPSGPGKPSGPGKPSPAARRTVLVFGVIALCTAYGEGALADWGALHLEQDLGAHPGVAAAGYSVFALTMTAGRLSGTLLLERLGQTRTLVAGGATAAAGMLLGALAPTVWATLLGFAVTGLGLANIFPVAVARAGAVAGPGGVATASTLGYGGMLLGPPSIGFLADWFSLPVALTTVAALAAGAAAMGYWARNAASQQAS, from the coding sequence GTGCCGCTACTAAACAAAGTACGGACGGCCGCACCGGGGGGCCTCGGCGGAGACACCGCCATCCACTCCCTGTCCCGCCTCCGCTCCGCCCTGACCCTCTTCTTCGCCCTCGACGGATTCCTCTTCGCCGGCTGGGTGGTCCGCATCCCCGCCGTCAAGCAGCAGACCGGCGCCTCGGCGGGTGACCTCGGGCTCGCCCTCCTGGGCGTGTCCGCGGGAGCGGTCGTGACCATGACCCTGACGGGGCGGCTCTGCCGCCGCTTCGGCAGCCACGCCGTCACCGTCGCCACCGCCGTCCTGCTCTCCCTCTCGGTCGCCCTGCCGGCGCTCACCCGGTCCCCGCTCGCCCTCGGCCTCGTCCTGCTCGTCTTCGGCGCCGCGTACGGCGGGATCAACGTCGCCATGAACAGCGCGGCCGTGGACCTGGTGACCGCGCTGCGCCGCCCGGTGATGCCGAGCTTCCACGCCGCGTTCAGCCTCGGCGGCATGCTCGGTGCGGGCATCGGCGGGCTCCTCGCCGGAAGCCTGTCACCTGGCACCCACCTCCTCGGTCTCACCGTCGTCGGACTGGCCCTGACGGCCGTCGCCGGGCCCGTACTCCTGCGCCACCCCGCCCCCGTCCTGCCCGAAGCCCTCCCACGCGGGCCGGAGGCCGAGCCCGGGAAGCCGTCCGGGCCCGGGAAGCCGTCCGGGCCCGGGAAGCCGTCCGGGCCCGGGAAGCCGTCGCCGGCGGCACGCCGTACCGTCCTCGTCTTCGGCGTGATCGCGCTCTGCACCGCGTACGGCGAAGGAGCGCTGGCCGACTGGGGTGCGCTCCACCTCGAACAGGACCTGGGCGCCCACCCCGGAGTGGCCGCGGCCGGGTACTCCGTCTTCGCCCTGACCATGACCGCCGGCCGGCTTTCCGGGACGCTGCTCCTGGAGCGGCTCGGCCAGACCCGTACGCTCGTCGCAGGCGGGGCCACGGCCGCCGCGGGCATGCTCCTCGGCGCGCTCGCCCCGACCGTCTGGGCCACGCTCCTCGGCTTCGCGGTCACCGGCCTCGGGCTCGCCAACATCTTCCCCGTCGCGGTCGCCCGCGCGGGCGCGGTCGCCGGTCCCGGCGGGGTGGCGACGGCGTCCACCCTCGGCTACGGGGGCATGCTGCTCGGCCCGCCGTCCATCGGGTTCCTCGCCGACTGGTTCTCCCTGCCGGTGGCACTCACCACGGTCGCGGCGCTCGCCGCCGGTGCCGCGGCGATGGGCTACTGGGCCAGGAACGCGGCTTCCCAGCAGGCAAGTTGA
- a CDS encoding MarR family winged helix-turn-helix transcriptional regulator, whose protein sequence is MAANKSERALVDEWRDVLALHARTTCELDRALQPYGLGASDFEVLDVLAEGGSEDTPASWRVQELAGRVHLSQSALSRLIARLEKDGLVARGMCPEDRRGVRVIVTEKGLARHAEVRPLQREVLTRMLDGEA, encoded by the coding sequence ATGGCAGCGAACAAGTCCGAACGCGCGCTCGTGGACGAGTGGCGTGACGTCCTCGCCCTGCACGCCCGGACGACCTGCGAGCTCGACCGGGCGCTGCAGCCGTACGGACTCGGTGCCAGCGACTTCGAAGTCCTCGACGTCCTGGCCGAGGGTGGGAGCGAGGACACCCCGGCCTCCTGGCGCGTCCAGGAGCTCGCCGGGCGGGTCCATCTCAGCCAGAGCGCACTGTCCCGGCTGATCGCACGGCTGGAGAAGGACGGCCTGGTGGCGCGGGGGATGTGCCCCGAGGACCGGCGCGGGGTGCGGGTGATCGTCACGGAGAAGGGACTCGCGCGCCATGCCGAGGTGCGGCCGCTGCAGCGCGAGGTGCTGACCCGGATGCTGGACGGCGAGGCGTGA
- a CDS encoding MFS transporter, with product MTSPLTAAPTAAAQERWSPRLWGTLLVLCAAMFLDALDVSMVGVALPSIAADLDLSTATLQWIVSGYILGYGGLLLLGGRAADLLGRRRVFLIALAVFALASLLGGLVDSGPLLIASRFIKGLSAAFTAPAGLSIITTTFQEGPQRNRALSIYTTCAATGFSMGLVLSGLLTELSWRWTMLLPAPVALIALVFALRLIPHSPREKAAGGYDLPGAVTGTAAMLLLVFTVVQAPEAGWTSARTLLSFLASAALLVAFVLIERRSASPLVRLGVLRSGSQVRAQLGAAAFFGSYVAFQFIVTQYMQSLLGWSALQTALAFLPAGVLVALSSTKIGGIVDRFGTPRVIAVGFTLLVVAYALFLRISLTPQYAAVILPSMLLLGAACALVFPSLNIQATNGVDDDEQGMVSGLLNTSIQVGGAIFLAVITAVITADGDASASPQAALDSFRPGLAVVTAIALAGLLVTLPGLRKQRNVTETVVVARSAAPADSPAKVAVRD from the coding sequence ATGACCTCTCCGCTCACCGCCGCACCCACGGCCGCCGCGCAGGAACGCTGGAGTCCGCGGCTCTGGGGCACCCTTCTCGTCCTCTGCGCCGCGATGTTCCTCGACGCCCTCGACGTCTCCATGGTCGGCGTCGCCCTGCCCTCGATCGCCGCCGATCTCGACCTCTCCACCGCCACCCTCCAGTGGATCGTGAGCGGCTACATCCTCGGCTACGGCGGCCTGCTGCTCCTCGGCGGCCGCGCGGCCGACCTCCTCGGCCGCCGACGCGTCTTCCTGATCGCGCTCGCCGTCTTCGCCCTCGCCTCGCTCCTCGGCGGGCTCGTCGACTCCGGCCCGCTCCTGATCGCCAGCCGCTTCATCAAGGGCCTCAGCGCCGCCTTCACCGCCCCCGCCGGCCTGTCGATCATCACGACGACCTTCCAGGAGGGTCCGCAGCGCAACCGGGCCCTGTCGATCTACACCACCTGCGCCGCCACCGGCTTCTCCATGGGCCTGGTCCTGTCCGGCCTGCTCACCGAGCTGAGCTGGCGCTGGACCATGCTGCTTCCCGCCCCCGTCGCCCTGATCGCCCTCGTGTTCGCGCTGCGCCTCATCCCGCACAGCCCCCGCGAGAAGGCCGCCGGCGGCTATGACCTGCCGGGCGCCGTCACCGGTACGGCCGCGATGCTGCTGCTCGTCTTCACCGTCGTCCAGGCCCCCGAGGCCGGCTGGACCTCCGCCCGCACCCTGCTCTCGTTCCTGGCGTCCGCCGCCCTCCTCGTCGCCTTCGTCCTGATCGAGCGGCGCAGCGCCAGTCCGCTCGTACGGCTGGGGGTCCTCAGGTCCGGCTCCCAGGTCCGCGCCCAGCTCGGCGCGGCCGCGTTCTTCGGCTCGTACGTGGCCTTCCAGTTCATCGTGACCCAGTACATGCAGTCACTGCTCGGCTGGTCCGCGCTCCAGACGGCGCTGGCCTTCCTCCCGGCCGGCGTCCTCGTGGCGCTCTCCTCCACGAAGATCGGCGGGATCGTCGACCGTTTCGGCACGCCCCGGGTGATCGCCGTGGGCTTCACACTGCTCGTCGTCGCGTACGCGCTCTTCCTGCGGATCTCGCTGACCCCGCAGTACGCGGCCGTGATCCTGCCCTCGATGCTGCTGCTCGGCGCCGCCTGCGCACTGGTCTTCCCCTCGCTCAACATCCAGGCCACCAACGGCGTGGACGACGACGAGCAGGGCATGGTCTCGGGGCTGCTCAACACCTCGATCCAGGTCGGCGGTGCGATCTTCCTCGCCGTGATCACCGCCGTCATCACCGCGGACGGGGACGCGTCGGCCTCCCCGCAGGCGGCACTGGACAGCTTCCGCCCGGGTCTGGCCGTGGTCACCGCCATCGCCCTGGCCGGACTCCTGGTCACCCTGCCGGGCCTCCGGAAGCAGCGGAACGTCACCGAAACGGTCGTGGTGGCGCGCTCCGCGGCACCCGCCGACTCCCCGGCGAAGGTCGCGGTCCGCGACTGA
- a CDS encoding response regulator transcription factor — translation MIRVLLADDQSLVRAGFRALLDAQPDIEVTGEAADGDEAVERVRSLRPDVVLMDIRMPRLDGLEATRRITDDPELAEVRVVMLTTFELDEYVFEAIRAGASGFLVKDTEPEELLRAVRAVVHGDALLSPGVTRRLIEEFAARSKAPGATAVLGALTEREREVMALVGIGLSNEEIARRLVVSPLTAKTHVSRAMVKLGARDRAQLVVLAYESGLVRPGWLG, via the coding sequence GTGATCCGTGTGCTGCTCGCCGACGACCAGTCGCTGGTCCGGGCGGGGTTCCGGGCGCTGCTCGACGCCCAGCCGGACATCGAGGTGACGGGGGAGGCGGCGGACGGCGACGAGGCCGTGGAGCGGGTGCGGTCCCTGCGCCCGGACGTCGTCCTCATGGACATCCGGATGCCGCGGCTCGACGGCCTCGAAGCCACCCGGCGCATCACCGACGACCCCGAGCTCGCGGAGGTACGGGTCGTGATGCTGACGACCTTCGAACTCGACGAGTACGTCTTCGAGGCGATCCGCGCCGGCGCCTCCGGCTTCCTCGTCAAGGACACCGAACCGGAGGAGCTGCTGCGGGCGGTGCGGGCCGTCGTCCACGGGGACGCGCTGCTCTCCCCGGGGGTGACCCGCCGGCTGATCGAGGAGTTCGCGGCGCGCTCCAAGGCCCCGGGGGCGACGGCCGTGCTCGGGGCGCTGACGGAGCGGGAGCGGGAGGTGATGGCCCTGGTGGGCATCGGGCTCTCGAACGAGGAGATCGCCCGCCGACTGGTCGTCAGCCCGCTGACCGCCAAAACCCATGTGAGCCGTGCCATGGTGAAGCTGGGAGCCCGGGACCGCGCCCAACTCGTCGTACTCGCCTATGAGTCGGGCCTGGTGCGGCCCGGATGGCTGGGCTGA
- a CDS encoding sensor histidine kinase has translation MGRARRGWWAEEPDAGELPWRSTLVIAVLVMAGTGFAARNQPDRETLDALGRALLLLGAAPLVFRHRRPVPVVFGVAAVTLGYLAAGYPYGPVFVLVAVACFAAVVHGHRTAAWWALGLLWAGHLALSHWLYRWLPPTGDGPAPWGQELPAGAFAVAVLAASELVRVRREQGAQQRAERAAAERRRADEERLRIARELHDVLAHSISVINVQAGVGLALLDADPEQARTALTTIKAASKEALGEVRQVLDTLRTPGDAPRAPAPGLARLPELVEQAAAAGLAVTVTTSGPYGAEPPAAALPPGADLAAFRIVQEALTNVVRHSGSRTARVEIAQGPDRLDLRIDDDGPATGTEAGGSGNGLAGMRERAAALGGTIEAGARPDGGFRVHAVLPLRTEEIS, from the coding sequence ATGGGCCGGGCGCGCCGGGGGTGGTGGGCCGAGGAGCCGGACGCGGGCGAACTGCCGTGGCGGTCCACGCTGGTGATCGCCGTGCTCGTCATGGCGGGGACCGGGTTCGCCGCGCGGAACCAGCCCGACCGGGAGACGCTCGACGCGCTCGGACGGGCACTGCTGCTGCTCGGGGCGGCGCCGCTGGTGTTCCGTCACCGTCGGCCCGTGCCGGTCGTGTTCGGCGTCGCGGCCGTCACCCTCGGCTACCTCGCGGCCGGGTACCCGTACGGACCGGTCTTCGTCCTCGTCGCCGTCGCCTGTTTCGCCGCCGTCGTGCACGGTCACAGGACCGCCGCCTGGTGGGCCCTCGGGCTGCTGTGGGCGGGTCATCTGGCGCTGTCGCACTGGCTCTACCGGTGGCTTCCCCCGACCGGTGACGGCCCCGCGCCCTGGGGGCAGGAGCTGCCCGCGGGCGCCTTCGCCGTGGCCGTACTCGCCGCCTCCGAGCTCGTACGGGTCCGGCGTGAGCAGGGGGCGCAGCAGCGGGCCGAGCGAGCCGCGGCCGAGCGGCGCCGCGCCGACGAGGAGCGGCTCCGTATCGCGCGTGAACTCCACGACGTGCTCGCCCACTCGATCTCCGTGATCAACGTGCAGGCGGGGGTCGGACTCGCCCTGCTCGACGCCGACCCCGAGCAGGCCCGCACCGCGCTGACCACCATCAAGGCGGCCAGCAAGGAGGCGCTCGGCGAGGTGCGGCAGGTCCTCGACACCCTCCGTACCCCCGGCGACGCGCCCCGCGCGCCGGCCCCCGGGCTGGCCCGCCTCCCCGAACTCGTCGAGCAGGCGGCGGCCGCGGGTCTCGCCGTCACGGTCACGACGAGCGGCCCGTACGGAGCGGAGCCGCCGGCCGCCGCCCTGCCGCCCGGCGCCGACCTCGCGGCCTTCCGGATCGTGCAGGAGGCGCTCACCAACGTGGTCCGCCACTCCGGCTCCCGTACCGCCCGGGTGGAGATCGCGCAGGGCCCCGACCGTCTCGACCTGCGCATCGACGACGACGGCCCGGCCACCGGCACCGAGGCGGGCGGCAGCGGCAACGGACTCGCCGGAATGCGGGAGCGGGCCGCGGCCCTGGGTGGCACGATCGAGGCGGGGGCCAGGCCGGACGGTGGCTTCCGCGTCCATGCCGTGCTCCCGCTCCGTACCGAGGAGATCTCGTGA
- a CDS encoding TetR/AcrR family transcriptional regulator produces MSTVRGARARARIEITAAIKAEARAQLAAEGAAKLSLRAVARELGMVSSALYRYFPSRDDLLTALIVDAYDSLGAAAEIAAAETAGLRPLVRWTAVCRAVRAWAVAHPHEYALIYGSPVPGYTAPQDTNAPAARAGLVLVGIVREAHAGEGVALPPLPDALRPEAVRLAAEVAPDLPPALVVALVAAWSHLFGVVSFEVFGQFNRLVEDRDTFFTAAARRLGQDVGLLPRG; encoded by the coding sequence ATGAGTACCGTCAGGGGAGCCCGAGCCCGCGCCCGTATCGAGATCACCGCCGCCATCAAGGCCGAGGCCCGCGCCCAGCTGGCCGCCGAGGGGGCCGCCAAGCTGTCCCTGCGCGCCGTCGCCCGCGAGCTGGGCATGGTGTCCTCGGCGCTCTACCGGTACTTCCCCAGCCGCGACGACCTGCTCACCGCCCTCATCGTCGACGCGTACGACTCCCTGGGCGCCGCCGCCGAGATCGCGGCCGCCGAGACCGCGGGACTGCGCCCCCTCGTCCGCTGGACCGCCGTCTGCCGGGCCGTCCGCGCCTGGGCCGTCGCCCACCCGCACGAGTACGCGCTCATCTACGGCTCACCCGTTCCCGGCTACACCGCACCCCAGGACACCAATGCCCCGGCCGCCCGTGCCGGTCTCGTGCTCGTCGGCATCGTCCGCGAGGCGCACGCGGGCGAGGGCGTCGCCCTGCCCCCGCTCCCGGACGCGCTCCGTCCCGAAGCCGTCCGTCTCGCCGCCGAGGTCGCCCCGGACCTCCCACCGGCCCTCGTCGTCGCTCTGGTGGCGGCCTGGTCGCACCTGTTCGGCGTGGTCTCCTTCGAGGTGTTCGGCCAGTTCAACCGCCTCGTCGAGGACCGCGACACCTTCTTCACGGCCGCCGCCCGCCGCCTCGGCCAGGACGTGGGCCTCCTCCCGCGCGGCTGA